From Thermogemmatispora onikobensis, one genomic window encodes:
- a CDS encoding ABC transporter substrate-binding protein, producing the protein MNRGLLFCHARGMAKAGLLLLLAISISSYLVACGGTPASSGPVTLTFWSWVPNLQQAIDLFEKSHPNIKIKWQNVGSGGTEYTKLTTALKAGSGAPDVVQIEYAYLPQYILSGKLVDLSQYGANDVKDQFIPWTWAQVTSGGKVYAIPQDTGPMGLLYREDIFKKYNLPVPTTWDQYAQEAIQLHKANPKIYITDFSPSDGPWFFSLLWQAGSQPFVVNGTTLKIHLDDAAALKVANYWGNLVKSGAVSTAADWNNDWYAALQNGTLATWITAAWAPSDLEGFAPKSAGLWRVAPLPQWTAGEQASANWGGSTDAVTTQCQHPAEAAEFVKWLNTNPEAVKILTQKLYLFPSQKSALQDPSFDTANAFYGGQQVNRIFVESAQEVNTSFQWSPFQDYVFSQLQNQLASAVNGKISFEQAMHNTQNAVVAYARSQGFTVVS; encoded by the coding sequence ATGAACCGCGGTCTCCTATTTTGCCATGCCAGGGGGATGGCCAAGGCCGGCCTGCTGCTGCTCCTGGCGATCAGCATCAGCAGCTATCTCGTGGCCTGTGGTGGGACGCCCGCCAGCTCGGGACCCGTCACCCTCACTTTTTGGTCCTGGGTGCCCAACCTCCAGCAAGCGATTGACCTCTTCGAGAAGAGTCACCCCAACATCAAGATTAAGTGGCAGAACGTCGGTTCGGGCGGCACGGAGTACACCAAACTGACGACGGCCCTGAAGGCTGGCTCAGGCGCTCCCGATGTGGTGCAAATCGAGTACGCGTATCTTCCCCAGTACATCCTGAGCGGGAAGCTGGTCGACCTTTCGCAATACGGGGCCAACGATGTGAAGGATCAGTTCATCCCTTGGACCTGGGCCCAGGTCACCAGCGGCGGTAAGGTGTATGCCATTCCCCAGGATACCGGCCCGATGGGCCTGCTCTACCGCGAGGATATCTTTAAGAAATATAACCTCCCCGTCCCCACCACCTGGGACCAGTACGCCCAGGAAGCCATTCAGCTGCATAAGGCCAATCCCAAGATTTATATCACTGACTTCTCTCCCAGCGATGGCCCCTGGTTCTTCTCGCTGCTCTGGCAGGCCGGTTCCCAGCCTTTCGTGGTCAATGGGACGACGCTCAAGATCCATCTGGATGACGCCGCCGCGCTTAAGGTGGCGAACTACTGGGGGAACCTGGTCAAGAGTGGGGCGGTGAGCACCGCCGCCGATTGGAACAACGACTGGTACGCTGCGCTCCAGAATGGGACCCTGGCTACGTGGATCACTGCCGCCTGGGCGCCGTCCGATCTGGAGGGATTCGCGCCAAAATCCGCCGGCCTGTGGCGTGTGGCGCCGCTGCCCCAGTGGACTGCTGGAGAGCAGGCCTCGGCCAACTGGGGCGGCTCGACCGATGCGGTGACGACCCAATGCCAGCACCCCGCGGAGGCTGCGGAGTTCGTCAAGTGGCTCAACACGAACCCCGAGGCTGTCAAGATCTTGACCCAGAAGCTCTACCTCTTCCCCTCTCAGAAGAGCGCTCTGCAAGATCCCAGCTTCGATACGGCTAACGCCTTCTATGGCGGCCAGCAGGTCAACCGCATCTTTGTGGAGTCCGCTCAGGAGGTCAATACTTCTTTCCAGTGGAGTCCCTTCCAGGACTATGTCTTCTCTCAGCTGCAGAACCAGCTGGCGTCAGCAGTGAACGGCAAGATCTCGTTCGAGCAGGCGATGCATAATACGCAGAATGCGGTGGTGGCCTACGCGCGCTCACAGGGCTTTACGGTCGTCTCGTAG
- a CDS encoding glycoside hydrolase family 53 protein encodes MDREEQSYLFSPARGARPAPALWRESVSRRRFLGQIASATALAGGLTFGSGLPAALAAPHPAPRQSSGPRPRVLGHDLSTLQQLEDVGKRFSDQGHVLPAEQIVAHHGATFIRERLWVQPPIPYNDLPHILTMARRIKAAGLHFLLDFHYADFWADPGHQTTPQSWQGQDLATLAQTVYEYTRSVLGALARQGTLPEMVQTGNEVTAGMLWPEGQIYVNGTERWPQFATLLKAAIAAVRATSRAIEVMVHIDRGGDNAGCRYFFDHILAQGVDFDVIGLSYYPWWHGPLSALQANLNDLAPRYGKDLVVVETAYPWTLTDGDSEPNIVNAQTTLLPGYPPTPEGQLAYIRAVRAIVEQVPQGRGRGLVYWESAWIPGVGWEPGAGDAWDNLTLFDRQGRALPSIRCYE; translated from the coding sequence ATGGATCGCGAAGAGCAGAGCTATCTCTTCTCCCCTGCCAGGGGAGCACGGCCCGCCCCTGCTCTCTGGAGAGAGAGCGTCAGTCGACGACGCTTTCTTGGCCAGATCGCGTCGGCCACAGCGCTGGCTGGTGGCTTGACCTTTGGCAGTGGCCTGCCAGCGGCCCTGGCGGCCCCGCACCCGGCTCCGCGCCAGAGCAGTGGGCCTCGCCCGCGGGTGCTGGGTCACGACCTCTCAACCTTGCAGCAATTGGAGGACGTCGGCAAGCGCTTCTCTGATCAAGGGCACGTGTTGCCCGCCGAGCAGATCGTGGCGCACCACGGCGCGACCTTTATCCGTGAGCGTTTATGGGTCCAGCCGCCGATTCCATACAACGATCTGCCCCACATTTTGACGATGGCGCGCCGCATCAAAGCCGCTGGCCTGCATTTCCTGCTGGATTTCCATTATGCTGATTTCTGGGCCGATCCCGGCCACCAGACAACGCCCCAGAGCTGGCAGGGTCAGGATCTGGCAACCCTGGCGCAGACGGTCTACGAGTATACGCGCTCAGTGCTGGGGGCTTTGGCGCGTCAGGGAACACTGCCAGAGATGGTGCAGACAGGCAACGAGGTGACGGCGGGCATGCTCTGGCCCGAGGGCCAGATCTACGTCAACGGGACAGAGCGCTGGCCGCAGTTTGCCACCTTGCTGAAGGCCGCCATCGCCGCTGTGCGCGCTACCAGCCGCGCGATCGAGGTGATGGTGCATATCGATCGCGGTGGCGATAATGCTGGCTGCCGCTACTTTTTCGATCATATCCTGGCTCAGGGTGTGGATTTTGATGTGATCGGCCTCTCGTATTATCCGTGGTGGCATGGGCCTCTTTCGGCGTTGCAGGCCAATCTCAACGATCTGGCGCCGCGCTATGGCAAGGATCTGGTGGTGGTAGAAACGGCTTATCCCTGGACCTTGACCGACGGCGATAGCGAGCCAAACATTGTCAACGCCCAGACCACATTGCTGCCGGGCTACCCTCCCACGCCCGAGGGCCAGCTCGCCTATATCCGGGCCGTGCGGGCGATTGTGGAGCAGGTGCCGCAGGGTCGAGGGCGCGGGCTGGTCTATTGGGAATCGGCCTGGATACCCGGCGTGGGCTGGGAGCCAGGGGCCGGCGATGCCTGGGACAATCTGACGCTCTTCGATCGCCAAGGCCGGGCCCTGCCTTCGATTCGCTGCTATGAGTAA
- a CDS encoding carbohydrate ABC transporter permease: protein MARIGSLPAGGPVAATTRQTSAQARTGGRRGGWTLRGLVLLFLVLMLVYFVIPLFWLVVSATKTNDELFSTFGLWFAPDFHLLQNLHDVFTYDDGIFVTWLTNSAYYAVVSALGASLIATLAGYAFAKLSFPGRELAFAIILGTIMVPNTALAIPTYLLLSKVGLVNTPLAIILPSLVTPFGVYLMRVYAEQALPDDLLDAARVDGASEWLIFWRIALRLLAPGFVTVLLLTFVGTWNNFFLPLVVTNNPAYYPLTVGLANWNQLSQAFSGSRILYTLVITGSLISVVPLIIGFLFLQRYWQGGLTFGSLRS, encoded by the coding sequence ATGGCACGCATTGGATCGCTTCCCGCTGGCGGCCCTGTCGCTGCCACGACACGGCAGACCTCAGCCCAGGCCCGGACGGGGGGTCGACGCGGCGGCTGGACGCTGCGCGGCCTGGTACTGCTCTTCCTGGTGCTGATGCTGGTCTACTTTGTGATCCCGCTCTTCTGGCTGGTGGTTTCGGCGACGAAGACCAATGATGAGCTGTTCTCAACCTTCGGGCTATGGTTCGCACCCGATTTTCACCTGCTGCAGAACCTGCACGATGTCTTTACTTACGATGATGGTATCTTTGTCACCTGGCTGACAAACTCGGCTTACTATGCGGTGGTCAGCGCCCTGGGGGCCTCGCTGATTGCAACGTTGGCCGGGTATGCCTTCGCCAAGCTCTCTTTCCCCGGGCGAGAGCTGGCCTTCGCTATAATCCTGGGCACGATCATGGTCCCCAATACGGCCCTGGCCATTCCTACCTACCTGCTGCTGAGCAAGGTCGGCCTGGTCAATACACCACTGGCCATTATCCTGCCATCGCTGGTGACCCCCTTTGGGGTCTATCTGATGCGTGTCTACGCTGAGCAGGCGCTCCCAGACGATTTGCTGGATGCAGCGCGCGTCGATGGGGCCAGCGAGTGGCTCATTTTCTGGAGGATTGCCCTGCGCTTGCTGGCTCCTGGTTTTGTGACGGTGCTGCTGCTGACCTTCGTGGGAACCTGGAATAACTTTTTCCTGCCCCTGGTGGTGACCAACAATCCGGCGTACTACCCGCTGACAGTCGGTCTGGCCAATTGGAATCAGCTATCCCAGGCTTTCAGTGGATCGCGCATTCTCTATACGCTGGTCATCACCGGCTCGCTGATTTCGGTGGTCCCGCTGATCATCGGCTTTCTCTTCTTGCAGCGCTACTGGCAAGGGGGGCTGACGTTTGGGAGCCTGCGCTCTTAG
- a CDS encoding carbohydrate ABC transporter permease — MIPSQDMAKHSQAEARQQAIEIQELAAPASRLPSALRFWRGWRRQVVIPYLFLLPFLLLFSFFLLVPLLYALWTSFFVERLIGGMTFVGWQNYQEVLRDGNFWEGVRNVLLLLFTQVPLMLGLSLLLALLLDSQIVRLKTIFRLGYFLPYAIPSVIGALLWGYLYSAHIGPFAQLAELLHWPPPPFLSAAGLLPSIANILTWQWTGYNMVILYAALQAIPPELYDAARVDGASGWEIARRIKIPLIAPALVLTVVFSIIGTLQLFNEPQIMTAIVPNLIQDHYTPNLYAYNLAFTNQQYNYAAAVSFVLGAVVFVFSYVFMLVTYRRGQR, encoded by the coding sequence ATGATACCGTCACAAGATATGGCCAAGCATAGTCAGGCTGAAGCAAGGCAACAAGCAATCGAGATCCAGGAACTGGCCGCTCCCGCCAGCCGTCTCCCCAGCGCTTTGCGCTTCTGGCGAGGCTGGCGACGGCAGGTAGTGATCCCCTACCTCTTCCTGCTCCCGTTCTTGTTGCTCTTCTCCTTCTTTCTTCTGGTACCGTTATTGTACGCCCTTTGGACCAGCTTCTTTGTAGAGCGCTTGATCGGAGGGATGACCTTTGTCGGGTGGCAGAATTATCAGGAGGTGCTGCGCGACGGCAATTTCTGGGAAGGGGTGCGCAATGTGCTCTTGCTCCTGTTTACGCAGGTTCCGCTGATGCTCGGCCTGTCCTTGCTCCTGGCCCTGCTGCTCGATAGCCAGATCGTGCGCCTCAAGACGATCTTCCGTCTGGGCTACTTTCTCCCCTATGCGATTCCCAGTGTGATTGGCGCCCTCCTCTGGGGCTATCTGTATAGCGCCCATATCGGGCCTTTTGCCCAGCTGGCGGAGCTGCTCCACTGGCCACCTCCCCCTTTCTTGAGTGCCGCTGGTCTGTTGCCGTCGATCGCCAACATTTTGACCTGGCAGTGGACTGGCTACAATATGGTCATCCTTTATGCCGCCCTGCAGGCCATTCCGCCGGAGCTGTACGATGCGGCGCGTGTTGACGGGGCCAGTGGCTGGGAGATCGCCCGGCGCATTAAGATTCCGCTGATTGCCCCAGCCCTCGTGCTGACGGTGGTCTTCTCGATCATTGGGACGCTGCAGCTCTTTAATGAGCCGCAGATCATGACGGCTATCGTCCCCAATCTGATCCAGGATCACTATACGCCGAACCTGTACGCCTACAATCTGGCTTTTACGAACCAGCAGTATAACTACGCTGCTGCAGTCTCGTTCGTGCTCGGCGCTGTGGTCTTCGTCTTCTCTTATGTCTTTATGTTGGTGACCTATCGCAGGGGGCAACGCTAA
- a CDS encoding ArsR/SmtB family transcription factor produces MQSEGESNNAGVTSQVVTMAGLAGRQRHEARKQPEGAGALTPEVAELYARFFKVLSDPTRLRLLALLLEAPVEGRTVSELVAALGAPQGRVSTHLSCLRWCGLVQGVREGKYVYYRLSDERLRLLLTIAGTLLQEHAASIASCGIIR; encoded by the coding sequence ATGCAGAGCGAGGGAGAGAGCAACAACGCCGGCGTCACGTCACAGGTGGTGACGATGGCCGGCCTGGCAGGTCGGCAGCGTCATGAGGCAAGGAAGCAGCCTGAGGGCGCGGGCGCCCTGACGCCCGAGGTCGCTGAGCTCTATGCGCGCTTCTTCAAGGTACTTAGTGATCCGACCCGGTTGCGCCTGCTGGCGCTGCTACTGGAGGCCCCTGTTGAGGGGCGCACAGTCAGCGAGCTGGTCGCGGCCCTGGGCGCGCCCCAAGGGCGGGTCTCGACCCATCTGAGTTGCCTGCGCTGGTGCGGCCTGGTGCAGGGGGTACGTGAAGGAAAATATGTCTATTACCGTCTCAGTGACGAGCGCCTTCGCCTGCTCCTGACCATTGCGGGGACCCTCCTGCAGGAGCACGCTGCCAGTATTGCCTCCTGTGGCATTATTCGCTAG